The genomic stretch CATTGTCTGATTGAAGGGCATGTAAAACTGATGGAAGCGTTAGCGTGGAATGAACCTCGAAAGCATGATCAAGTGATTTGGCACTAGAAGCCCGCAGAGACGGAAAGATGATCAAGGTATAGCACGAGATCGAGACGCGCGTTAAGCAGGCAAAAAAAAAAGCGAGTTCAAAAGAACTCGCGAAATCTATTCAGAATGAATGTAACAATATGAGCCAATCTATTAATCATCAGAAAGGACAAAAGGTTGTCTATTCGTGGTTGATATTAGCGGTGCTGGCATAGGGCAATGTCAGCAAATTGTTAACGTTCGGTCTGTTTTCCATCAATATACAATTTGTTGCAATTAGCAATAATTCGTTACGTGAATCAATCCGTTCAGCAAACACCAATCAGGCCTGAGTCTTCTCAAGCCTGAAAGCATGATCAAGGTGTTTATGGTTAGACTGCGACTTCGTCGAGCGCGCGGAAAACCGTCTCGTCCAAATGACCCTCAAAGACTTGGCGACACACTTTACGACGTACCGCTAGGCCAGCGATCAAACGTTCAATGGACAAATGTTTGTTTTCGGTTTGACCGTTGTAAAGCTCAACCACTTTACTCAAAGTTTCGTAGGGCAGGATGCTTTCATCGACCCGAATGAAATCCAGCTTCTCTAGAAGCTCCTGACACTCTTCTTTAATCGAAGCATACGGATGCCCTGTCATTGCCGATAACGCCGTTATACTGCGTTCTAGCGCCTCTGGGGAGGTGTATTTGGTTAGGGTAATAGTGATTTCATCAGCATTGATCTCAACTAAGTGCTTACGTAACTTCACTCGGCGGCCCAAATTGCCTTTTGGAGAACGTTCTTTGCGCTGAATCGGTTCAAACTCACCATCAATAATACCTGAAAGCTCATCGAGCTTCTGTTTGCTCACCATTTCATTACGCAGAGGGTTTGGCAAGGTTGGCGCCATGTTGCGCTTACCCGCATTAGTGGTGCGCGCGCGCGAGTAACGCAGTACCTCTTCGACATCACATTTGATATCGACTTGGTAATCGATCACTTTGTCTTGTTCTTGGATCGTTTCCACCGTTAGGTGGTAACCCCACAAATTGACCACGAAAAGATCCTCAGTCCCCTTCCCTTCTGACAGTCGACGCAATTCGCGGATCAGATCCATTGAAAAACGACGCCATTCAATGTTTCGTGCCAATTTTTGGTTAAGTTCACTAAGCAGCATGCTGTCGGTATGACGTCGTGCCATACGCGTCCGGAAATAGGAATAGAGTTGAAACACCAAGGTATGCTGTTTCAAGATCTCAGGCGGGAACAGGAAGAAATAGTCGCGAGTAAGCAGTTCTTCGTAAAACGATGGTTCCCACACCAAGATGTAGAGGTTAGGTTTGATACGGATCTCGCCATCACTGCCCTCAGTCGGTGCCTCTTCCGAAGCGGTAATGGTGCGTGCGAGGAAGCGGAAACGATCACTCTTGAAGCCTTCAGGCATGTTTTCGCTCAGCCAACGCCCGGTCAGTTCGTGCAACTGAAAGTCCGTGAACTCAATACGATCTATGCTATCGCGTATCGAATCGCGAGCGGGACCACTGTCTTTTTTGCCACGTAGAGACAGAATATCGGTGATGTACAACGGCGTTTTGTTTGGAATGTGCGCCGCATCCATTTGATATTCTTCTTTGTGGTGATCATGGTACTGAACCGTCAAGGTAAACAGCGCAAACAACGTCATGAGATCGTCCACTGTCATGATGTTTTTCGATGATCGTGTCTCGATCACCGCGCGTGTACCGGAAATCGACACCATCGATTTTTGGTAATTTTTGCGTGTTCTTGGTGGTGCTAAAGCTTGATCAATAATGCCGGCCCAATTGGTCGGAGAAACCACGAATTGATCCGCTTCATCCTTCATGCCAGGCGGTGTATTCAAACCATGTTCATTCAGTAGCCGCTTATTCACTTGGGTTTGAGCCAGTGCCTTAGAACGCTTCTCTTTTTCGGTCTGTTTGACTTTCTCTGTGACAAGGCTGGTGGCACCCAAAACGGAAATCAATTTATTTGGATTGACGAAGTGATGCAGCATGGTTTTTCCAGCGAGCCCTTCTTCAAAACGCACCGGAGTTTGAGTGAACAAACCAATACTGACCGCTGCTCTCAGTCGTTGCTGAATCGCTGCTCGGGTTAAGTGTCCATCGGTTGCTTCAACCAATTCTGTGGTGGAAACCAAACCATCTTTGCTGCTAAAGCCTCTTAATGAAATGAGGTTTAACAATTCAAGAATACTTTTCGTTACCCCTTTGAAGTGCTGATATTGCTCCACCCAATCTGCTGAAGATTCATTGACTTCAAATAGGTGACCATCTTTGTGGCTTCTTGGAGCCTTGATCAGTATTTTTTCTTCCGTTGTCATTCTAGATCCAGATCACATTGACCGTAAAAGCGCTATAGTTCCAAGAGGATAAAGAAAAATAGATCATAAATAAAGAAAAAAGCTTGTTTTTAAATAACTGATCTTTTTGATTAATCTGATCTTAATTGATTATATGATCTATTGATCTAGCGGCGAGTTTGCGAGTAACTCACTGTAAAACAAAAAGTTTATTTTGGTTCTGTAGGAAGCATGATCATAATAATCCAGAAAGCATGATCATATAGACTGCGAAAACATGATCAAATCGAAACGTAAAGATGATCATCATGGATACGCAAGCGTGATCAACGTAAGAAGGAAAGCATGATCATGATGAGTAAACAACTTATCCACAGCGGTGAGAATAACTTTGCTGTTTTCACGTTGTCATTCGCAATAATGAACAGACGGAAGCATGATCATCATAAAGCTTGTTTGTCAGGATGCGAATGTTTTTTCCGCAATCCTCGCTGAGTTTGGCTAAACAATCAGCAAATCTATCTTCTTGTCTTTCATCGCTATTTCATCACTAAAATACGAAAGCATGATCACGGTATAACGAGGTCAATATTCTAATGTGAAAGCCAATCTCATCAGATAGTGAACTGAGCCAAACGAGCTTGATCTCCCGTTCTATCTGCATTTGGCCGTAACTTAGTGATTTTTTTTCATGCTTCCGCCTCCATCGCTACTTGATCATCTTTCCGTATTATAAGGATCATTGACGGCATCATCGGAGGGCCTATTTTACAGTATGAATTGCCATGATCATCGTTTCGATAGGCGCTCATTATCCGGAAGAATGATCAAAGCATCACTTGATCATTCTTCCAAAGACACAAAATGAACATTTTCCATGTTTTTACGCCATCGTCGAAAGCATGATCAAGCAATGTCGACATCTATTGGGTAGATGGACATTGGCCTCTTTTGCGCTCAAACGAGTTGATTCGTTCTTTTTATAGAATAGGACTGAGGCTTTTTTGAACGTATTTTGTACAAAAATATCGACGCTCGGAATGACTCACTAACTCACCATGTTGCTTGATTGAACAAATAGACCTCGTATTTACCTAGTGGCATAACGTTTTGATACGCACTGTTAAAATTCATCTTACATTGACCGTAGTTTAGTGACCAATGTCAATCGTTCCGAGTTATTTTGACTTTACATTGTAAATATGTGACGTCGTAACATTTTAAATCTTTGCTCTTTTGTTGCTTACGGCTTGCTAGATTTTAAATAAGAATTTTCTCAATTAGTCAGTCTTTGCTGTTTTTTACATCATTATGACGTGAAGAATTCATTTTTATGTGATTATTCTTCAAAATGACCGTTCACCTTTTTGTTGTCATAAGTTGAAAGTGCTGTACAATCGGGTGAAAGATATTTCTTAAAGGAATAGACAATGAAAAGAGAAAAAACGATCGAAAATCTCATGCAGTTGGCTGAATCAACCCAACAGGTGCAAGCCGACCGTATTGAGATAGTGCTAGAAGAGCGCAGTGATGATTATTTTCCGCCGATGTCAAAAGCATTGATGGAAACGCGTTCTGGATTAACCCGACGTAAGCTGGACGATGCCATCGGTAAAATGGAAGCGGAAGGTCACCAGTTTACCAAGAATAACGCGAATCACTATTCGATCACTCTTGAAGAAGCGCACATGCTGATGGACGCAGCGGGAGTACCCAAGTTCCACCAGCGTAAAAATGGTGGCAATGGCAAGCCTTGGATCATCAACGTACAGAACCAAAAGGGTGGTACGGGCAAATCTATGACGGCGGTGCATTTAGCCGCTTGCTTGGCACTGAATTTAGACAAGCGCTACCGTATCTGTTTGATTGACTTGGATCCTCAAGGGTCGCTACGTCTGTTCCTTAATCCACAAATTAGCATTGCTGAGCACGACAATATTTACTCGGCGGTGGATATCATGTTGGACAATGTGCCGGAAAACGTCGACGTGGATCGCTCGTTTCTTCATAAGAATGTGTTGCTACCAACGCAATATCCAAACTTGAAGACCATTTCTGCATTCCCTGAAGATGCGATGTTCAATGCTGAAGCGTGGCAATATTTGTCGCAAAATCAATCGCTAGACATCGTACGTCTGCTGAAAGAAAAGCTGATTGACAAGATTGCCGATGACTTCGACATCATCATGATTGATACCGGTCCTCACGTCGATCCACTGGTGTGGAATGCGATGTACGCCTCCAATGCGCTGCTGATTCCATGTGCGGCGAAGCGTTTGGACTGGGCGTCAACGGTTAACTTCTTCCAACATCTCCCTACTGTGTACGAAATGTTCCCAGAGGATTGGAAAGGGTTAGAGTTTGTGCGTCTGATGCCAACCATGTTTGAAGACGACAACAAGAAGCAAGTCTCTGTGCTGACAGAAATGAACTATCTGCTTGGTGATCAGGTGATGATGGCCACCATTCCACGTAGCCGTGCTTTCGAAACTTGTGCCGACACATACAGCACGGTATTTGACCTCACGACAAGTGATTTTGAAGGGGGCAAGAAGACCTTAGCAACGGCGCAAGACGCAGTACAAAAGAGCGCATTGGAACTAGAGCGTGTGCTGCATTCTTACTGGTCTTCATTGAATCAAGGGTAATTAAGTTATGGCGATTAAAACTTCCGATCTCAATGCAAAACTGTTTGGCAAAGCGAACAAACGCCGTGTGGCAACACCGCAAGAAGCGCAAACAGCAGCAAAAGAACAAGCACAAGTGATTGAACTGGCGGTCGCGGGTGAAGAAACGGTGACCTTCGAGCTGATCCGTATTGCTGCCGATCAAGTGGCAACACAAACCTCCGTCTTTGCAGAAAATGCGCGTGAACAATCTTTCTTAACTGAGCACGCACTGTCAGATGTTTTGGCCACGCTACGTGATCGCG from Vibrio vulnificus NBRC 15645 = ATCC 27562 encodes the following:
- a CDS encoding replication initiator protein RctB domain-containing protein; this translates as MTTEEKILIKAPRSHKDGHLFEVNESSADWVEQYQHFKGVTKSILELLNLISLRGFSSKDGLVSTTELVEATDGHLTRAAIQQRLRAAVSIGLFTQTPVRFEEGLAGKTMLHHFVNPNKLISVLGATSLVTEKVKQTEKEKRSKALAQTQVNKRLLNEHGLNTPPGMKDEADQFVVSPTNWAGIIDQALAPPRTRKNYQKSMVSISGTRAVIETRSSKNIMTVDDLMTLFALFTLTVQYHDHHKEEYQMDAAHIPNKTPLYITDILSLRGKKDSGPARDSIRDSIDRIEFTDFQLHELTGRWLSENMPEGFKSDRFRFLARTITASEEAPTEGSDGEIRIKPNLYILVWEPSFYEELLTRDYFFLFPPEILKQHTLVFQLYSYFRTRMARRHTDSMLLSELNQKLARNIEWRRFSMDLIRELRRLSEGKGTEDLFVVNLWGYHLTVETIQEQDKVIDYQVDIKCDVEEVLRYSRARTTNAGKRNMAPTLPNPLRNEMVSKQKLDELSGIIDGEFEPIQRKERSPKGNLGRRVKLRKHLVEINADEITITLTKYTSPEALERSITALSAMTGHPYASIKEECQELLEKLDFIRVDESILPYETLSKVVELYNGQTENKHLSIERLIAGLAVRRKVCRQVFEGHLDETVFRALDEVAV
- a CDS encoding AAA family ATPase, giving the protein MKREKTIENLMQLAESTQQVQADRIEIVLEERSDDYFPPMSKALMETRSGLTRRKLDDAIGKMEAEGHQFTKNNANHYSITLEEAHMLMDAAGVPKFHQRKNGGNGKPWIINVQNQKGGTGKSMTAVHLAACLALNLDKRYRICLIDLDPQGSLRLFLNPQISIAEHDNIYSAVDIMLDNVPENVDVDRSFLHKNVLLPTQYPNLKTISAFPEDAMFNAEAWQYLSQNQSLDIVRLLKEKLIDKIADDFDIIMIDTGPHVDPLVWNAMYASNALLIPCAAKRLDWASTVNFFQHLPTVYEMFPEDWKGLEFVRLMPTMFEDDNKKQVSVLTEMNYLLGDQVMMATIPRSRAFETCADTYSTVFDLTTSDFEGGKKTLATAQDAVQKSALELERVLHSYWSSLNQG